Sequence from the Armatimonadota bacterium genome:
CCGTTCGGGGGATTGCTCATGATATAGGCGTAACGAGATTCACGGTTGTGGCTATTCCCGATCAGCCGGGTGTGGCAGCAAAGATATTCCATGCGCCGTGCCAAGCCAATGTCAATGTCGATGTAATCGTGCAGAATGTCAGCACAGAGGGTCATGCCGATATATCGTTTACCGTCTGCGATGCCGATTACGAAAAGACAAAGAAAGCACTTGAACCTGTCGTCGCTGAGCTGGGCGCAAAGGGACTGCTAGCCGATCAGACACTGGCAAAAGTGTCTATCGTTGGAAGTGGAATACGAAATAACCCCGGCTATGCCGATAGGATGTTTCAGGCTCTCGCAAACGAGGGGATCAATATCCTGTCTATCGCTACCAGCGAGATCCGCATAACCTGCCTTATCGAGCGCGAAAAGGTCAAGCAGGCCGTAAGGGCGCTGCACAAGGTCTTTGAGCTGGAGAAAGTGTAAAATCGGCTACCGCAATCTGAAATTGTGGGATTTCAATTTCGGACGAGATCGGATATCGCGTCCGAACAGTGACGTTGTCTGGCTACTGAATTACATAGGAGGGACAAATGAATACGAAACGCATGCTCGTAATTGCAATAGTCGTTCTTGTGTTTTTAGCGCTGAACTGCACGGCATACGCAACCGGAGAAGTGTATATCGACGATTTTGTCATTAAGAACAATGGGAATGCCGTACTATACGATGACTTCAATGACGGCAAACTCGATGGATGGACAGAATGTCAGGATGCCAAAGTTACATGTTCGAAATCGGGCTGTGGTATGTATCTGAACAAACAACACTTATATCCGGCGGCCGCTTTGCACAATTTGGATCTGAAAAAGCCGGGCATTGTCGAGATGACTATGTCCGTCTATACCACTCCTCGCAGTGAGCAATACGCCTGTTCCAAGGAACAAGCATGTCCATTGTATGTTATTCTATACTCGGGTGAGCAGACGATTATCAAGGCCACTATTTTCCAGAAATTCAATGAAGATGGTTGTCGCGTAGGAATCGGGCTTAAGGAAGATGGCAGCGGAGCATTGACTGATCAACCTGTACTTGTGTCTAATACTTGGGGCGTCCTCTCAATGCGTTTGGACTGCAATAATGGAGTCGCCGATTTGTCATTGAACGGCAAACTGATGAAGACCCAGAAATTTATGCCGGAGCTGTTCTCTTCATTTAGTAAAGTACTGATAACCTCCGGTTTCGGCGATGGAAGTTTTCGCAACGATTGAGACAGTATAGTTAGAAGAGAATCAGTAACATAGAACGTGTAATTTCTTCTATCCCTCCAGATATCCAACCTGGAGGGATTTCTATGAAAGCCGAAAATAATGAGTCGAATAGAACGCACAAAATTTCTTCTCTGGTCACGCCCAGTGTTTCGCACATGTGAGATCATATGCAATCACGCCGCCAGACTCTTCGAAAGAGGCAAAAGCCTTGCGCATGCCGGTTCTGAACTGAGAGAGCTGAACCGCAAAAGAATGCAGTATCAGCGTATACTCAACCGGATTGGATCGAGCCATGGTCATGTCTGCGCTGATTGTAAAGGCAAGTGCTGCGGAGGAGTGCGCGAGCGCGACGCATTCACTGACCGCGTTCTTCAACACCCACAGACTCCTTACAGGCAAGGCAGACGCAAAAAGGGCAAGATGGCTCCATACGATGTTGCCGCCGAACGGGTAAAAAGTAACACTGCCGCAATGCAGGCAGAATGTGTTCCAGGTCATTGCCCGGAACTGACTGCTAAAGGCTGCCGCATTCCGTATGAGCTTCGCCCTATCCAGTGCGTAGCCTATTTTTGCAATGCCACTATCAACGAACTGTCGCCACATCAGTGCCGGACCGGCTCAAAGGCACTGATAGGCTTGATGAAAATCCAGATAGCCACGGTATTGTTGGCTCTCAGGTCGAAACGGCGGAGAGTATGACAGTCGAAAAGAGGAGCGATATCAAACCCGGCATGCGCGTTCAGATTGTTGAAAAGCAAAACCAGCGCACCGGCGCGCTAACTGAAGGTGTTGTCTCCCGAATCCTCACTAACAGCGCTGTTCATACGCGCGGGATAAAGGTGATGCTGACCGATGGGACGGTCGGTCGGGTGATGGCAGTATTGGCTTGACATCCGGTCTTGGATTTGGGTATATTCTGACCTGGCAGCCAGGATGATTATGTTCCAACTAATTTTTCGGAGGCAGTATGGCTCTCGATCTTATGGAAGCTCTTCACGACAGGGAGAGCAAAATCAGCAAGTATTTTCAGCAGCCGCGGTTCCGCGAATGGTTCAAACCAAAGGACCTGGAGGACGCGGTTTTTGCTTACATCGAGCGGTCCGGCAAGCGGCTGAGACCGTCTGTGCTTATGTGGGCATGCGGAGCCGTGGGCGGCGATGAGAATATCGCGCTGCCGGCTGCGGCGGCTGTGGAGTTGTTCCACACATGGACGCTGGTCCATGACGACGTTATAGACAATGACGAACTCCGGCGCGGCGGCCCGACTGTTCACAAGCTGGGTGAGACATTCGCCGTTCAAAAACTGGGATACAGCGAGGAGAAGGCGAAAGAATATGGCCGGGACCTCGCGATCCTTACGGGTGATTCTCAGCATGGCTGGAATGTGAGTCTGCTTTGTGAGTGCGCCCGAAATGGTGATGTGGACGCCAGAGTGGCACTTGAGATCATCTATTACCTGGAATCGCATGTGGTCAACACCCTGATCGAAGGTGAGGCTCTGGATGTTCAGTATTCGCACACACCAATAGAACAGCTTACCCGCGATGATATCGTTTATATGCTCTGGATGAAGACCGGTGTGCTCTATGAGTTCGCCGCCAAGGCAGGAGCCATGATCGGCCTGAACACCGCAGATATCAACCACCCGACAGTTGCGGCCTTGTCGCGGTTTGCATCGAGCTGTGGGACGGCATTTCAACTGCAGGACGATATTCTCGGCCTGCTGGGAAAAGAAGAAAAGCTCGGAAAGCCCGTCGGATCGGACGTCCGCGAGGGAAAGAAGACCACAATAGTCTTCTTTGCCTTAAAAGAAGCGACCAGTGAGCAGCGCAAGTTCCTGCTCTCAGTGCTCGGTAACTCCGACGCCTCTAATGATGAAGTTCAAAAAGCAACCGACCTGATGGCGCAGCTAGGCGGCATAGACAAGACAAAGGAACTGGCGCTCGAACACGTGAACAAGGCGCTGCCTGAGCTGGATGTGCTGCCGGATACGGAGTATAAGCATCTGCTGGAGTCCTGGGCGCATTATATGATTGACAGGAGCTTTTAATTGCGATAACAAAGGGAGCTGTTGTTCTGTCATTCCGAGCCCCCAGTGGGGGTTGCCCACTTGTTTCGATTAGAAAAACGTCTGGATGCGAACCCTTTATTTGTCGACTGCACATAGACGTTTTCTTAGGAAGAGAAACGACGAGGAATCTGCTTTTTTCATAGAAGCTGTGCTCAAAAGCAGATTTCTCGCTACGCTCGAAATGACAGTGTGCGAAGGGTCTTATTGCTAATAGACCGCGTTAAAACAACTGTCCTACGCTGAAGTAGGTCCGAAAAGCGTCACCGTATGCGAAGTCGATTGACATCTGGCCGTAAGGCGAGTTGTACCTGACCCCTAACCCAGCGCCTGCTCGTGGTGAGAAGCTATTTGTCTGGCTGAATTGTGTGGTTATTCCCGGGACATACTGAAATTCACTTCCCCATGCGTCACCCGTGT
This genomic interval carries:
- a CDS encoding YwbE family protein, with amino-acid sequence MTVEKRSDIKPGMRVQIVEKQNQRTGALTEGVVSRILTNSAVHTRGIKVMLTDGTVGRVMAVLA
- a CDS encoding polyprenyl synthetase family protein, with the translated sequence MALDLMEALHDRESKISKYFQQPRFREWFKPKDLEDAVFAYIERSGKRLRPSVLMWACGAVGGDENIALPAAAAVELFHTWTLVHDDVIDNDELRRGGPTVHKLGETFAVQKLGYSEEKAKEYGRDLAILTGDSQHGWNVSLLCECARNGDVDARVALEIIYYLESHVVNTLIEGEALDVQYSHTPIEQLTRDDIVYMLWMKTGVLYEFAAKAGAMIGLNTADINHPTVAALSRFASSCGTAFQLQDDILGLLGKEEKLGKPVGSDVREGKKTTIVFFALKEATSEQRKFLLSVLGNSDASNDEVQKATDLMAQLGGIDKTKELALEHVNKALPELDVLPDTEYKHLLESWAHYMIDRSF